TTTATGGCTGGACCATTTATTTCCCGGATGTCAGGCATGGTGGATCAAAATACCTGTCGAGACAATCGGTGTGTCAGAATCGGGCACGGTTCATTGGAGTGTTGATATGAGTGAGGCCATCCAGGCTCAGGTGCAGTGGCTCGTGGATCGGGCGCAGATCAGTGATCTTCTCTACAGCTTCGCCTCCTGTCTGGATGCCAAGGATTACAAGGGTTATGCAGACAACTTCGTGGAGGGGGGCTATGTGGAGCTCCCGGAGCCCACTTCCAAGACGGGAGAGACCTTCCGGATGGTTCGGGAGCGCATGGTTGAGCTCATGCCCCACGGGCTCGGGCAATACAGCGGCACTCATCACCTCAGCACCAACCACCAGATCGTGGTCGAGGGGGATGAGGCTCGCTCCCGGTCCTACCTTCAGGCGGTCCATATCGGAGAAACGCCGTTTGAACATTGGGATGGAGGTGGATGGTATGATTGCACCTACCGTCGTACGTCTCATGGCTGGAGGTTCGTCACCGTCAAGCTGAGCGTGCTCTGGCTGACGGGCTCACCCTCGCAGATGAAGGCGGAGTAGGCCGGGCATGGCGCTCCGGTCCAAAGCCAAGCCGATTGTCCGCCGATTGGGGGCATGAAGACCAAGTGCGTGACCCGAGTGGGGTGCTCGCCATAGCCGCTTCGCATCCCAGGAGAGGGGGGCTGCTTGAGGACTAGGATCGGGCTGCCTGGGCGAAGAGCTCATCAAGCTGCCTGACCCAACGGGCTTTCTCCGGGGCCTGGGCGAAACTGCCCTCCAGGCTGTGGCGGGCCAGGAGGTGGGCTTCCTGGGCGCCCAGGGCGGGCAGGGCGGCGAAGGTGTCCAGGTAGTTCTGGAGCACGTAGCCGCCGAAGTAGGCCGGGTCATCGGAGTTGACGGTGGCCACCAGGCCCGCCTGCAGAAGCGAGCCCAGGTTGTGGTCTTCCAGGCGGTCGAAGACCCGCAGCTTCACGTTGGAGAAGGGGCAGACGGTGAGGGGGATGCGCTCCCGGACCAGGCGCTCCACCAGGGCCGGGTCCTCCAGGCAGCGCACGCCGTGATCGATGCGCTCCACCCCGAGGAGGTCCAGGCTGTCGCGGATGTAAGCTGCTGGACCCTCCTCGCCGGCATGGGCCACCACATGGAGCCCCAGCTCCCGGCAGCGGGCGAAGACCCGCTGGAACTTCTGGGGAGGGTGCCCCAGCTCGCTGCTGTCCAGGCCCACCCCGATGAAGTGCTCCCGGTGGGGCAGGGCCTCCTCCAGGGTGCTGAAGGCCTCCTCCTCGCTGAGGTGGCGTAGGAAGCAGAGGATCAGGTCGGCGCTCAGTCCGAGCTCGCGCCGGGCGCGCGCCAGGGCCGAAGCCAGGCCGTGGACCACCGTGGCCATGGCCACGCCACGTGCCGTGTGGGTCTGGGGATCGAAGAAGAGCTCGCAGCGGACCACGCCGTCGTCGGCGGCACGCTGCAGGTAGGCCCAGGCCATGTCGTGGAAGTCCTGCTCCTGGAGCAGGACGCTGGCGCCGGCGTAGTAGATGTCCAGGAAGCTCTGCAGGTCCGTGAAGGCGTAGGCGGCCCATAGCGCCTCCACACTGGGGTAGGGCAGGGAGACGCGGTTGCGCTTCGCCAATTCAAAGATCAGCTCAGGCTCAAGGGAGCCTTCGATGTGAAGGTGAAGCTCGGCCTTGGGCATGGCCTTCAGAAGGCCAGGTAGGGCTGATTTGGGGATGGAGTCAAAGGCGATGGGTGCGTGCATGCCCCAGTGTGCCTCGCGTTCCGAGGTGCATCAAGCCGGCTGGATGAGCCCCTCCCCCACTGGACGCGGTCGGCTCGCCGATCGCCTCCAAATCGTGCACATCCCGGGCTGTCATCTGCGGGAATGTTCGCCCATCCGTAGCCCCTGCTTTTGTCCCGGCCACAGCGATTCACCCCGGTGGAGGAATCCCGATCTCTGTGGTCGAGGCTGAGTCCGGTTGATCATCAGGTTGGAGTCTGCACGGCTGCCAGAGGTGGAAGAGGGAGCGGGTACGATGAGAAGCGGCATGGGTTTGGACTCCCATGCCGCCTCTTGCCTTCCATGATCCGGTCTAGACGCCGGGGACCTTGCCTTCGACGCCCTTCACGAAGAACTTGATGCCGCCGAGCCACTCGTCATCCGCCACCTTGCCGGCGGGCAGGACCACCTTGCCGCTGTTGTCGGTGATGGGGCCCTTCCAGATCACGAAGGAGCCGTCCTTCAGGCCGCCCTTGACCTTGGCCACCTTGCCCTTGAGCTCAGCAGGGACCACATCGGCGATGGACACCAGGTCGATGGCACCCTCCTTCACGCCCCACCAGGCCTTACCGGTAGTCCACTTCCCGTCCATGGCATCCTGGGTGGCCTTGATGTAGTAGGGGGCCCAGTTGCAGATGGAGGAGGCGAGGCAGGCCTTGGGGCCGTAGGCGTGCATGTCGGAGTCCCAGCCGATGCCGTACTTGCCAGCCTTCTCGGCGGTCTGGAGCACGGCGCTGGAGTCGGTGTTCTGCATGAGCACATCCACACCCTGGTTGATCAGGGCCTGGGCGGCTTCGGTCTCCTTCGGGGGATCGAACCAGGCGTTGACCCAGACCACCTTGGTCTTGATCTTGGGATTCACGCTCTGGGCGCCCATGGTGAAGGAGTTGATGTTGCGGATGACCTCGGGGATGGGCACGGAGCCCACCACGCCCAGCACATTGCTCTTGGTCATGCCACCGGCCAGGACACCGGCCATGTAGGCACCCTCGTAGGTGCGGCTGTCATAGGTGCGGAGGTTTTCGGTGGTCTTGTAGCCGGTGGCGTGCTCGAACTTCACGTCCTTGAGGTCGGCGGCGGCCTTGAGCATGGGCTCCATGTAGCCGAAGGAGGTGCCGAAGATCACCTGGTTGCCCTGGGCGGCCAGATCGCGGAAGACACGCTCGGCATCGGCCCCTTCGGGGACCTTCTCCACGAAGGTGGTCTGGATCTTGTCACCGAAGTGCTTCTCCAGCTCCTTGCGGGCGTTGTCGTGGGCGAAGGTCCAGCCCCCGTCGCCCACGGGGCCGATGTAGGTGAAGGCCACCTTGAAGGCTTTCGCCTTGGGGGCCTCGGCAGGGGCGTCCTTCTTCTTGTCGCAGGCCACGAAGGCTGTGGCAACCACGGCGGCGCAGGCGGCCAGCTTGAGGAGCAGGCTCGTACGGGTTGAGGTCATGGGGGGCTCCGGGATGGGTAGAGTTATGAGGTTTCCCCAGGATTATGATCCGCTGCCCCCCGGGTGTCACCCATTCAGGACAGCACTTTCACGGGGCTTGCGAAGCCTATTCTTAATATCAATAACAACTATGGGCTTCAAGGGCGTGCGCCTGGACTCGCTTGTCCGGGCTGGGGCGGCATCGTGCGTCAAGCTCCGCAGTGGTGGACCCTGCACCCTCGGTTCCCCTTTTCCTGTCTGAAGGGCGCGGAGCTCCCATCCCGGCATACGCGGGTTTGAAGACACGTTCTAGAATGGGGACATGCCCGGACGCAGTCTCCCCCGCCTCACCCTTCTCACCCTCCTCCTGGGAGCGGGCCTGGGGGCCCAGGAGCCCATGGCCACCTATCCGCCCCTGCCCAGGAACCAGGGCTCGCTCCATGTCATGGACCGCCAGGGGCGCTGGGTGGGGCGTATCCTTCCCAAGAAGCGGTACTGGGTGAGCCTGGACCGCATCCCGCCCTTCCTCCAGCAGGCGGTGGTGGCGGTGGAGGACGCCCGCTTCTACGAACACGGGGGATTAGACTACAAGGGCCTCGCCCGGGCGGTGCTGACGGATGTGGTGAAGGGCAAGATGGTGCAGGGGGGCTCGACCATCACCCAGCAGCTGGTCAAGAACCGCTACCTCAACGCCGATCGCACCCTGGACCGCAAGCTCAAGGAGGCCAACCTGGCCATGGAGCTGGAGAAGCGCTACTCCAAGGCCCAGATCCTGGAGATGTATCTCAATGAGATCTACTTCGGCAACGGCGTCTGGGGCATCGCTCAGGCGGCGCGCTACTACTTCGACAAGAACCCCGAGGCCCTGACGGAGGGGGAGTGTGTCCTCCTGGCCGGGGTGCCCAAGAATCCCTCCCGCTACAACCCCTTCGGCCAGGCCGCCGATGTGGCGGGGCGCAGGAACGTGGTCCTGGGCCGCATGGAAGACCTCAAGCTCATCAGCCATGACAGGGCCCTGGCCCTCTGCCGCACCTGGACCAACCGTCCGGGTGAGCACGCCCCCCAGGTGATGGCGGAGGTCCGCAGGGAACTGGCCGCCCGCTATGGCGCCGACATTCTGGAGACCGGGGGAATCGATGTGGTCACGACCATCGACCTGGATATCCAGAAAGAGGCCGAGTCGGCGTTGCGGGCCGGGGTGAAGCGCCTCGCGCCCAATCTGCAGGGGGCCCTGGTCTGTTTGGATCCGGGCAATGGTGATGTCCTGGCAGCGGTGGGGGACGCCGTCGGCAATCAGGATGGCCTGAACCGCGCTTTCGTCTCCCGGCGCCAGTCCGGGTCGGCCATCAAGCCTCTCATCTATGCCGCGGCCCTGGAGAAGGGGCTCACAGCCGCCACAGTGAAGGACGACGAGCCCGTGGCCTATGAGCGGGGCGAGGGCAAGGTCTGGAAGCCCCAGAACTACGCCGGGGAGCACCTGGGCGAAGTGACCCTGAGGACCGCCCTGGCCCACTCGGACAATGTCATCGCCATCAAGGTTCTGGATGAGATCGGCGTGCCGACCCTGGTGGACTTCGCCGAGCGGGCTGGGCTCCATCTCCACGCCGACAAGGGGCTCTCCCTGGCCCTGGGGACCGAGGATGTCACCGTCGAGGACCTGGTGGATGCCTACACCCCTCTGGCTGCCGGGGGCATCCGCTCCGAGGCCCGGACCATCCTGCGCATCCATGATCTGCGCCAGGGCACCTGGACCGAGAACGCCCCGGTCCAGGCCCCGGTCTGCTCCCCGGAGGTGGCCTACGTGACCACGGAGATGCTCACGGATGTCCTCAAGGTGGGCACGGCCCGGGGACTAAAGGGCTTTGCCGCCATTCACCCTTCGGCGGGCAAGACCGGCACCACAGACAACTACGTGGATGCCTGGTTCGTGGGCTACACCCCCAGCTTGGTGACCGGGGTCTGGGTCGGGGCGGACCGGCCCCGCTCCATGGGCCGTGGCTTCACCGGGGGAGCTGCCGCCGCCCCCATCTGGGCCTCCTTCATGAAGCAGGCCCTGCGACACAGGCCCTCCGGGGACTTTGTGCGCCCCGAGGGCGTGGTGAGCTGTCTGGTGGACCCGGCCACGGGGATCCCCGTGCCCGAGGGGGTGAGCGAGGGCCTGCAGGAAGTCTTCGTGAAGGGCACCTCGCCTTGCGAAGCCCCTGCGGGGTCGGAAGCTCCCCAGAGTGACCCCGGAACCCCGCAGATGCCGCCCCCGGCTGGGGCGGAAGAGAACAGCTCCGCTCCGGTCGACGAGATGCCCTGACTGGGGAGGACCTCCTTCCTGCACCCTGCCGGAGCCTGTCCGCCACCGGCAGGGCGCGCGCGAAGCCCAGGATGCCCTGGGGTGGACAGGGTCCGGACCCCTGATGTCCCGCCTTGGGGCCCTCGATATTCATTCTGGATATGTCGGTGGTCGATGGGATAGGGGCGCTATGCCTCGGAGTATACGTGGATTTATAAGTAACATTGTTGTTAAGTATTACAAATATTGTGCTTGATTGTTGAAAATGGGATGGGCTTCCTGTGGCATCTGGGGGCTGGGCGGGGTGGGCGGCTCCGGGTTGGAAATTCTTATGTGTTTAAGTTGTCTATTTTTAATAATTGTATTTATTCAAAAGATAATAAAGAAGTTACGCATTGTTGGTCTGAAGCCGGAGACTTAAGATTCCCTGGGTCGGCAAGGGGTATCTGAATCTCTTTCAGTTTTTCTCGCTCCCGGGCCGAGTGCGGTGTGCCTTCCTGCCCCTTCCGCCGTCCCGTGAAATGACATCCAAAGCTCAACCTCAGAAAGGAGTGCATATGGCCGGCACGACAACGGAGCTCGAAAAGCTCCTCATGCAGCGACCGCTGAGCGATGCCCAGCTGCAGCAGATGGCGGAGGCCTCGGAATCCTACCGGATCCTGCCTGACGCCACCGTGGTGAAGATCGGCGGTCAGAGCTTCATCGACCGCGGCCGCGCTGCGGTCTATCCCCTGATGGAGGAGATCGTCGCTGCCCGCACGCAGCACAAGATGCTCATCGGCACCGGAGCCGGCACCCGGGCCCGCCACCTCTACTCCATTGCCGCCGGGCTCAACCTTCCTGCGGGCATCCTCGCCCAGCTGGGGGCCTCGGTGGCTGGCCAGAACGCGACCATGCTGGGCCAGCTCTTGGCCAAGTACGGCATCTCCTACGTGGATGACGCCGGTCTGTCGGCGGTCCCCCTCTTCCTTGCACAGGTGAATGCGGTGGTCTTCAGCGGCATGCCGCCCTTCGGCCTCTGGGTCCGTCCCGCCGCCCAGGGGGTCATCCCCCCCTACCGCACGGATGCCGGGTGCTTCCTCACCGCCGAGCAGTTCGGCTGCAAGGCCATGATCTATGTGAAGGATGAGAATGGCCTCTACACGGCCAACCCCAAGACCTCCAAGAACGCCACCTTCATCCCCAGGATCTCTGTGGACGAGATGAAGGCCAAGGGGCTCCAGGACTCCATCCTCGAGTTCCCGGTCCTGGATCTGCTCAAGGCGGCCCGCAATGTGCGGCAGGTCCAGATCGTGAACGGTCTGGTCCCCGGCAACCTGACCCGCGCCCTTGCCGGTGAGCACGTCGGCACCATCATCACTGCGGACTGAGGAGACCCATCATGACCGAGAGCACCATCAAGCACGTCACCTCCGCTCTGGCCACCCAGACCCTCCTCGATCCCTCCCTGACGAATCCGGTGGCGGGCAACCGTCCACGCCGCCTCCTCCCCTGGCTCCAGGTGGTGAAGATCGGGGGCCGTTCCATCATGGACCGCGGGGCCGAGGCCATCCTCCCCATTGTCGACGAGATCCGCAAAGTGCTTCCGGAGCACCGCCTCCTGATCCTGACCGGCGCGGGGATCCGGGCCCGCCACCTCTTCAGCGTGGCCCTGGATTTGGGACTCCCCGTGGGCTCCCTCGCCCCCCTGGCCTCCAACGAGGCCGGGCAGAACGGCCACATCCTCGCCTCGCTCCTGGCGGTGGAGGGCGTTTCCTATGTCGAGCACCCTACGGTCTCCGGCCAGCTCGCCATCCACCTTGCCGCAGCCCGGGCCGTGGTGGCCAGCGCCTTCCCACCCTACAACCACCATGAGTTCCCGCATGCCCGCATCCCCATCCACCGGGCCGATGCCGGGGCCTTCCTGGTGGCCGACGCCCTGGGTGCAGCGGGGCTCACCATCGTGGAGGATGTGGACGGGGTCTACGACACCGATCCCAATGGTCCTGACGGTGCCAAGGCCAAGCTCATCACCGAGACGAGCTACACCGATCTGGCCCGGGCCGAGGGGACGCTGCCCTTCGACGGCGCCCTCCTGGATGTCATGGCCACGGCCCGCCACATCGAGCGCGTGCAGGTCGTGAACGGTCTCGTCCCCGGGCGCCTCATCTCCGCCCTCCGCGGTGAGCACGTGGGCACCCTCATCCACACCGCTGCTGCCCGCAGCTGACCCTTCCCGCCTGAACGAAGGGGGGCCGGATCGATATCCCATCGATCCGGCCCCCGGGTCTTTTTCCGCCTCAGCCCTCTGGGTAGAAGGGCTTGCCCAGGGAGCCGGGCATGTTGGCCCGGATCCAGGCGGGGTTGCGGGAGATCAGCACCAGGACAGCGATGGTGGCCAGGTAGGGCAGCATGGTCAGCAGCTGGCTGGCGATCTGCACGCCCTGTCCCTGGAGATAGAACTGGAGCATGGTCACGCCACCGAAGATGTAAGCCCCCAGCAGGATGCGCCAGGGGCGCCAGGTGGCGAAGGTGGTGAGGGCCAAGGCGATCCAGCCCTTGCCGGAGACCATGCCCTCCACCCAGAGGGGGGTGTAGACCAGGGAGAGGTAGGCACCCGCCAGGCCGCAGAGGGCGCCACCCACGGCCACGGCCCCCAGGCGGATCCGCCGCACGGGGAAGCCCAGGGCGTGGGCGGACTCGGGGTTCTCGCCGATGGCCCTGAGCACCAGGCCCTTTCTGCTTCGGTAGAGGAACCAGGAACAAAGGGCGGCCAGGGCGATGGTGATGTAGACCATGGGGTGCTGGCAGAAGAGGGCGGGGCCCAGAAAGGGGATCTTGGAGAGTCCCGGGATGGCGTAGCTCACCCTGGCGGGCAGCTGGGCCTGGGTGTAGGGGATGCCGGCGAAGGCCGAGAAGCCTGCTCCGAAGAGGGACAGGGCCAGCCCGGTGGCGTACTGGTTGGCGTTGAGCCAGATCACCAGGTAGCCCAGGATGCAGGAGAGGACGGCACCCGCCAGGGCCCCGGCGACGAAACCGAGCAGGTCGCTGTGGGTGTGGACCCCGGCAGCGAAGCCCGCGAGGGCGGAGACCAGCATGATGCCTTCCGCCCCGAGATTGACGATGCCTGAACGTTCGTTGATGAGCAGCCCCAGGGCCGCCAGAGCGAGGATGGTGCCGGCATTGAGGGTGGCGGCCAGCTGCAGGGCCCAGGATTCCATCAGGACTCCTTGCGCTTTCCGCGCAGGCCCCGGAAGCCGGTCCAGCGCAGACGGTATTGGATCAGGGTGTCGCAACCCAGGAGGCTGAAGAGGAGCAGGCCCTGGAAGACACTGGTCATGGCCTTGGGCAGCCCGAGGCGCGACTGGGCCAGCTCACCGCCGATGTAGAACAGGCTCATGAGGAGGCTGGAGAAGACGATGCCCAGGGGGTGCAGGCGACCCACGAAGGCCACGATGATGGCTGCGAAACCGTAGCCCACGGAGAGGTAGGGGGTGAGCTGTCCCATGGGACCCGTGGCCTCAAGGGCTCCCGCCAGGCCCGCCATGCCGCCCGAGGCCAGGAGGGCGGTCCAGAGGGCAGCGCGGGAAGAGAAGCCGGCGTACCGGGCCGCGAGGGGGGCCAGTCCGCCCACCTGGAGCTGGAAGCCCCTATAGGTGCGGAAGAGGAAGACCCA
The sequence above is drawn from the uncultured Holophaga sp. genome and encodes:
- a CDS encoding adenosine deaminase — encoded protein: MHAPIAFDSIPKSALPGLLKAMPKAELHLHIEGSLEPELIFELAKRNRVSLPYPSVEALWAAYAFTDLQSFLDIYYAGASVLLQEQDFHDMAWAYLQRAADDGVVRCELFFDPQTHTARGVAMATVVHGLASALARARRELGLSADLILCFLRHLSEEEAFSTLEEALPHREHFIGVGLDSSELGHPPQKFQRVFARCRELGLHVVAHAGEEGPAAYIRDSLDLLGVERIDHGVRCLEDPALVERLVRERIPLTVCPFSNVKLRVFDRLEDHNLGSLLQAGLVATVNSDDPAYFGGYVLQNYLDTFAALPALGAQEAHLLARHSLEGSFAQAPEKARWVRQLDELFAQAARS
- a CDS encoding nuclear transport factor 2 family protein → MSEAIQAQVQWLVDRAQISDLLYSFASCLDAKDYKGYADNFVEGGYVELPEPTSKTGETFRMVRERMVELMPHGLGQYSGTHHLSTNHQIVVEGDEARSRSYLQAVHIGETPFEHWDGGGWYDCTYRRTSHGWRFVTVKLSVLWLTGSPSQMKAE
- a CDS encoding BMP family ABC transporter substrate-binding protein, whose protein sequence is MTSTRTSLLLKLAACAAVVATAFVACDKKKDAPAEAPKAKAFKVAFTYIGPVGDGGWTFAHDNARKELEKHFGDKIQTTFVEKVPEGADAERVFRDLAAQGNQVIFGTSFGYMEPMLKAAADLKDVKFEHATGYKTTENLRTYDSRTYEGAYMAGVLAGGMTKSNVLGVVGSVPIPEVIRNINSFTMGAQSVNPKIKTKVVWVNAWFDPPKETEAAQALINQGVDVLMQNTDSSAVLQTAEKAGKYGIGWDSDMHAYGPKACLASSICNWAPYYIKATQDAMDGKWTTGKAWWGVKEGAIDLVSIADVVPAELKGKVAKVKGGLKDGSFVIWKGPITDNSGKVVLPAGKVADDEWLGGIKFFVKGVEGKVPGV
- a CDS encoding ABC transporter permease, with product MESWALQLAATLNAGTILALAALGLLINERSGIVNLGAEGIMLVSALAGFAAGVHTHSDLLGFVAGALAGAVLSCILGYLVIWLNANQYATGLALSLFGAGFSAFAGIPYTQAQLPARVSYAIPGLSKIPFLGPALFCQHPMVYITIALAALCSWFLYRSRKGLVLRAIGENPESAHALGFPVRRIRLGAVAVGGALCGLAGAYLSLVYTPLWVEGMVSGKGWIALALTTFATWRPWRILLGAYIFGGVTMLQFYLQGQGVQIASQLLTMLPYLATIAVLVLISRNPAWIRANMPGSLGKPFYPEG
- a CDS encoding PBP1A family penicillin-binding protein, which encodes MPGRSLPRLTLLTLLLGAGLGAQEPMATYPPLPRNQGSLHVMDRQGRWVGRILPKKRYWVSLDRIPPFLQQAVVAVEDARFYEHGGLDYKGLARAVLTDVVKGKMVQGGSTITQQLVKNRYLNADRTLDRKLKEANLAMELEKRYSKAQILEMYLNEIYFGNGVWGIAQAARYYFDKNPEALTEGECVLLAGVPKNPSRYNPFGQAADVAGRRNVVLGRMEDLKLISHDRALALCRTWTNRPGEHAPQVMAEVRRELAARYGADILETGGIDVVTTIDLDIQKEAESALRAGVKRLAPNLQGALVCLDPGNGDVLAAVGDAVGNQDGLNRAFVSRRQSGSAIKPLIYAAALEKGLTAATVKDDEPVAYERGEGKVWKPQNYAGEHLGEVTLRTALAHSDNVIAIKVLDEIGVPTLVDFAERAGLHLHADKGLSLALGTEDVTVEDLVDAYTPLAAGGIRSEARTILRIHDLRQGTWTENAPVQAPVCSPEVAYVTTEMLTDVLKVGTARGLKGFAAIHPSAGKTGTTDNYVDAWFVGYTPSLVTGVWVGADRPRSMGRGFTGGAAAAPIWASFMKQALRHRPSGDFVRPEGVVSCLVDPATGIPVPEGVSEGLQEVFVKGTSPCEAPAGSEAPQSDPGTPQMPPPAGAEENSSAPVDEMP